Proteins co-encoded in one Malus sylvestris chromosome 7, drMalSylv7.2, whole genome shotgun sequence genomic window:
- the LOC126630093 gene encoding uncharacterized protein LOC126630093 encodes MPAEKKTKTARGDSPATPKIVIDLTSSKGEKERTATFVPVTPIASKAASSIAEKIAQRKSSSVPLVPKFVPKRPSGIKPDLPLKRLATMKSDKVPMSAKVVPKTASSAAATNSSADKNKVARSGRLEESAKAVSGEAAKICAILKPDLLEDMDVCAQFVDGVKEIVGPSLFAKHTPEYRKTALLAMMQKTTILAAKSMFLDQEDTKAAKEMARTMAAEAYSSVEKIKKLESELAALKESHTSDPTSLQLEAAHQEIMDLKTRFDAIQTKNESAEKEIERYIPQIRDLERSISELRSAAYANDEELIATYNQAIHFKEVVDRLELQVSELQGVLKTNDNLKKAIEELQRVRACLLEENEQLKSEKDGFEASLIQNQTDFYKLGYVDHLYARPSDFEFSVGGVDTQAGAVEGKDSEDAAAENTKAAKGITTEQLGDVQTTEE; translated from the exons atgcctgcTGAGAAGAAAACGAAGACTGCTCGTGGGGATTCTCCGGCTACTCCCAAGATTGTGATTGACCTGACTTCCTCTAAGGGCGAGAAAGAACGAACTGCTACATTTGTGCCGGTAACGCCTATTGCTTCGAAGGCTGCTAGCTCGATTGCTGAAAAAATTGCTCAGCGTAAAAGTTCTTCCGTGCCTTTGGTACCGAAGTTTGTGCCGAAACGTCCGTCCGGGATTAAACCTGACTTACCCTTGAAGAGacttgctactatgaagagtGATAAGGTGCCCATGTCTGCTAAAGTGGTGCCGAAAACTGCTTCTTCCGCTGCTGCAACCAACTCGTCTGCTGATAAGAACAAAGTTGCTCGCTCAGGCAGGCTTGAAGAATCCGCCAAGGCCGTTTCTGGGGAGGCTGCTAAGATTTGTGCtattttgaaaccagatcttcttgaagacatggatgTATGTGCccagtttgttgatggcgtcaaaGAGATTGTTGGTCCGAGTCTTTTTGCAAAGCATACACCCGAGTATAGGAAGACTGCTCTGCTAGCCATGATGCAGAAAACAACAATTCTGGCAGCCAAGTCTATGTTCCTTGACCAAGAGGACACCAAGGCtgctaaagagatggcaagaactATGGCTGCCGAAGCTTATTCCTCGGTcgaaaaaatcaaaaaattggAGTCTGAGCTTGCTGCTTTGAAGGAATCTCATACTTCTGAccccacttctctgcagcttgaggcCGCTCACCAGGAGAtcatggatttgaagactaggTTTGATGCGAtccaaacaaagaatgaaagtgcagagaaggaaaTTGAGCgctacatacctcagattcgaGATCTTGAGCGTTCCATATCTGAACTTCGctccgctgcttatgcaaatgatgaagaatTGATTGCTACTTACAACCAAGCGATCCACTTCAAAGAGGTTGTTGACAGGCTTGAGCTTCAAGTGTCggaacttcaaggtgttttGAAGACCAACGACAATCTGAAGAAGGCAATTGAGGAGTTGCAGCGGGTTCGTGCTTGCCTGCTTGAGGAAAATGAGCAGTTGAAGAGTGAGAAAGATGGTTTCGAGGCTTCGCTTATTCAGAACCAAaccgatttctacaagctgggcTATGTAGATCATCTCTATGCGCGgccgtctgactttgagttttccg TTGGAGGAGTTGATACCCAAGCTGGAGCAGTCGAGGGTAAAGATTCGGAGGATGCCGCTGCTGAGAACACCAAGGCTGCTAAAGGTATAACGACCGAGCAGTTGGGAGATGTCCAAACTactgaagagtag
- the LOC126630094 gene encoding uncharacterized protein LOC126630094 — protein sequence MIMKEDLTLADSFALAEKHALWDEARQAEKAPEQPRKELAATQKKDEKQPNKGRQEFKRRDRPTTKEGPMTNNYSKFSIPIHQILRDVKNEPWFKLPKQSKGDTSKLDHTKYCAFHRGPGHTTNDCYTWKNYLEKLVKEGKVDRYLDKPAEQQKRNIDGDEEPLTKTIRINGIFAESEHLGATNNSKKRKIQQTLLISQVHAVDTQPGPIIGFTEQDAEGVDFPHDDALVVYVQLAHAIVDRMMVDNGSAVNLLQLSVIQKMGLESTIIRRAEVLTGFNGHTSTAIGHIILDVKTPPVVSKQTFTIVSDPSPYNGILGRPWLIKLDAVTSVKYQKI from the coding sequence atgatcatgaaagaagacctAACTCTAGCAGATTCCTTTGCTCTGGCAGAAAAGCATGcgctttgggacgaggctcgacAAGCAGAAAAGGCTCCCGAACAACCTCGAAAAGAGTTGGCAGCTACTCAAAAGAAGGATGAAAAACAACCCAACAAGGGCAGGCAGGAGTTTAAGCGCAGGGACCGACCCACGACCAAAGAAGGCCCGATGACCAACAACTATTCTAAGTTCTCAAttccgattcatcaaatccttcgTGACGTCAAGAATGAACCATGGTTCAAGTTGCCGAAGCAGTCAAAaggagatacttccaagttggacCACACTAAGTATTGTGCATTCCACCGAGGTCCCGGTCACACAACCAACGATtgctacacttggaagaactacctagagAAACTCGTGAAAGAAGGCAAAGTCGATAGATATTTGGACAAGCCAGCTGAGCAGCAAAAAAGGAATATAGACGGAGATGAGGAGCCACTAACTAAGACGATTCGAATCAATGGCATTTTCGCTGAGTCCGAGCACTTAGGGGCTACTAATAACTCcaaaaagaggaagatccagCAGACCTTACTAATCTCACAAGTTCATGCAGTCGATACCCAACCTGGACCTATCATTGGCTTCACGGAGCAGGATGCAGAAGGAGTCGACTTCCCACACGACGATGCATTAGTAGTATATGTCCAACTAGCCCATGCTATAGTCGACAGGATGATGGTTGACAATGGAAGTGCGGTCAACCTACTTCAACTTTCAGTCATTCagaagatgggcctggaaaGTACAATCATACGCCGGGCAGAGGTACTTACTGGATTCAACGGACACACCTCAACTGCCATCGGTCATATCATACTTGACGTAAAAACACCGCCAGTCGTCTCAAAGCAAACATTCACGATTGTAAGCGACCCATCTCCCTACAATGGGATTCTTGGGAGACCTTGGTTGATCAAGCTGGATGCTGTCACTTCcgtcaagtatcaaaaaatcTGA
- the LOC126630096 gene encoding uncharacterized protein LOC126630096, giving the protein MKTGWAAGAGWITGAGWIVGAGWAIRAGWITGAGCSMCGACECEAWALVHVNLDGTARAVVKAPWTSPRVATEVATVVVPMAAVVKAPWTSPRAATEVATVVVPMAAVVKAPWTSPRAATGVAPAVVPMVAVVKAPWTSPRVATEVAITVVPMVEARGDDAAPLLVAFCLMDLRSPIS; this is encoded by the exons ATGAAAACAGGCTGGGCTGCGGGGGCAGGCTGGATCACTGGGGCAGGCTGGATCGttggagcaggctgggctataagagcaggctggatcacgggagcag gctgctcaatgtgcggtgcatgtgaatgcgaggcttgggctttggtccacgtaaacttggatggcacggctcgggccgtggtgaaggctccatggacctcgccacgagtggctaccgaagtagccaccgtggtggttcccatggcggccgtggtgaaggctccatggacctcgccacgagcggctaccgaagtagccaccgtggtggttcccatggcggcggtggtgaaggctccatggacctcgccacgagcggCTACCGGAGTAGCCCctgcggtggttcccatggtggctgtggtgaaggcaccatggacctcgccgcgggtggctaccgaggtagccatcacggtggttcccatggtggaagctcgtggtgatgatgccgctccccttcttgtcgcattttgcctcatgGATCTCCGcagtcccatttcttga